In Oryza sativa Japonica Group chromosome 3, ASM3414082v1, one DNA window encodes the following:
- the LOC4334149 gene encoding cleavage stimulation factor subunit 50, with amino-acid sequence MDAAVQEAKLLRQVNALIVAHLRDHNLTQAAAAVAAATMTPLAPPEPDGDDSVPANQLLRLVAKGLAVEREETGRGGGAFDSAAAAAGYGGLLPPLGTNAVDFSTQDVKGSSKSFPKHEARHVSDHKNVVRCAKFSPDGKYFASGSGDTSIKFFEVAKIKQMMLGDSKDGPVRPVIRTFYDHTQPINDLDFHPESPILISAAKDNTIRFFDFSKTVARKAFRVIQDTHNVRSVCFHPCGDYLLAGTDHPVAHLYDINTFTCYLSANSHDSNAAINQVRYSSTGSLYVTASKDGSLRIWDGISAECVRPIIGAHASAEVTSAIFTKDERYVLSCGKDSCIKLWEVGSGRLVKQYVGAVHRQFRCQAVFNQTEEFVVSTDEQNSEVVVWDALTAENVARLPSGHTGAPRWLGHSPAEPAFVTCGNDRSVRFWKQTV; translated from the exons atGGACGCGGCGGTGCAGGAGGCGAAGCTGCTGCGCCAGGTGAACGCCCTCATCGTGGCGCACCTCCGCGACCACAACCTCACgcaggctgccgccgccgtcgccgccgccaccatgacGCCCCTCGCCCCGCCCGagcccgacggcgacgactccGTCCCCGCCAACCAGCTCCTCCGCCTCGTCGCCAAG GGCCTCGCGGTGGAGCGGGAGGAgacggggaggggaggaggggcgttcgactctgccgccgccgccgctggataCGGTGGATTGTTGCCGCCGCTCGGCACCAATGCCGTGGATTTCAG CACGCAGGATGTTAAGGGCTCATCCAAGAGCTTCCCCAAGCACGAGGCCAGGCACGTATCTGATCACAAG AATGTTGTCCGATGTGCAAAATTTAGTCCTGATGGGAAATATTTTGCATCCGGGAGTGGTGACACATCAATTAAGTTCTTCGAG GTTGCTAAAATAAAGCAGATGATGCTAGGGGATTCCAAAGATGGCCCTGTCCGTCCTGTGATCCGTACTTTTTACGATCACACGCAG CCCATCAATGATCTTGATTTTCATCCTGAGAGCCCCATACTGATATCTGCAGCAAAAGACAATACAATAAG GTTCTTCGACTTCTCAAAAACTGTTGCAAGGAAAGCATTCAGAGTTATTCAG GACACTCACAATGTTAGATCCGTATGTTTTCATCCTTGTGGGGATTACCTTTTAGCAG GGACTGATCACCCAGTGGCTCATCTATATGATATTAACACTTTCACATGCTACTTATCGGCAAATTCACATGATTCCAATGCTGCCATTAATCAG GTCCGATACTCTTCTACTGGGAGCCTGTATGTGACTGCTTCCAAGGATGGTTCTCTGCGCATCTGGGATGGGATATCCGCTGAATGTGTCCGGCCCATAATTGGAGCACATGCATCTGCAGAGGTTACTAGTGCAATTTTCACAAAAGATGAGAG GTATGTCCTATCATGTGGGAAGGATTCTTGTATAAAATTATGGGAAGTTGGCTCTGGACGACTTGTCAAGCAATATGTAGGCGCTGTTCACAGACAATTTCGATGTCAG GCTGTCTTCAACCAAACGGAGGAATTTGTAGTATCAACCGATGAACAAAACAGTGAG GTTGTCGTCTGGGATGCACTTACCGCTGAAAATGTAGCAAGGTTGCCCTCTGGCCACACCGGTGCCCCGAGGTGGCTTGGCCACTCCCCTGCAGAACCAGCCTTTGTTACATGCGGTAACGATAGATCCGTCAGATTCTGGAAACAAACCGTGTAG